In Vicia villosa cultivar HV-30 ecotype Madison, WI unplaced genomic scaffold, Vvil1.0 ctg.000009F_1_1_3, whole genome shotgun sequence, the following are encoded in one genomic region:
- the LOC131621537 gene encoding protein GIGAS CELL1-like, protein MPEARDRRVTPLDVADIFTPSGSSIFQDSNPLTLPAAPSFAARPDLFVAQRTPTARGVARARPHHAPGIQNTPPVTNHRGRTRGSSSRSILPSWYPRTPLRDITAVVRAIERRRGRIGNEEFQQTETTPFSVTPLMVFSDPSSFSASGSRASKNSPNSCVKLRTPHGSKVSKILIDVMKLPQDEGESEFLTPEKKLLKSIDVVEMEVKQELMKLKRTPTAKKAEREKRVRTLMSMR, encoded by the exons ATGCCCGAAGCACGTGACCGCCGTGTCACGCCGCTCGACGTGGCTGACATTTTTACTCCCTCCGGATCCTCCATCTTCCAAGACTCCAACCCGCTCACTCTCCCAGCTGCTCCATCTTTCGCAGCAAGACCAGATCTGTTCGTTGCTCAACGAACTCCAACCGCCCGCGGAGTTGCTCGTGCGCGTCCTCACCACGCTCCGGGCATCCAGAACACTCCACCAGTCACCAATCACCGTGGGAGAACTCGTGGTAGTTCATCGCGGAGTATTCTTCCGTCTTGGTATCCGAGAACTCCGCTGCGAGATATCACCGCCGTTGTTCGA GCGATTGAGAGAAGGAGGGGTAGAATCGGAAATGAGGAATTTCAGCAAACTGAAACGACACCGTTTTCCGTGACTCCGTTGATGGTTTTCTCCGATCCATCTTCATTTTCTGCTTCTGGTTCACGTGCCTCCAAGAATTCTCCAAATTCATGTGTTAAACTGCGAACTCCTCACGGTAGCAAGGTTTCTAAGATTCTCATCGACGTTATGAAACTTCCTCAAGACGAGGGAGAATCGGAGTTTCTTACTCCGGAGAAGAAGCTTCTGAAATCTATCGATGTAGTTGAGATGGAAGTGAAACAAGAATTGATGAAACTGAAACGAACACCGACAGCGAAGAAGGCCGAAAGAGAGAAAAGAGTTCGCACATTGATGTCCATGAGGTGA